One Rhizoctonia solani chromosome 2, complete sequence DNA segment encodes these proteins:
- a CDS encoding Fasciclin domain-containing protein, translated as MYSIRFISALFAASAAVQASPIVPRQDYLTGLVQALNSANLTTLVAVLAPWATTEQGQQVVNNLPNGNYTILAPSNAAFEPVLPGLQADNSSVGPILSYHVINGSYPADLIAPARSHSIAPTLLTDGAYVNLGGLPQVQVLEKTSDGSGVLVRRTIGNATVTGTTTYQNLIVHVINTVLTPPSDLKAALSTSLVSRAPGGFSQLGGALQKVGQLDALSTTVAGLTDEQLTSVLRNHVINNNVLYSTQLANTPNANAASDAQLTFSNEDGTLFVSYNNTRARVLRSDVAVKNGVVHVIDAVLA; from the exons ATGTACTCGATCCGCTTTATCTCGGCTCTCTTTGCTGCCTCTGCTGCAGTTCAGGCATCGCCAATTGTTCCTCGTCAAGATTATCTCACTGGTCTCGTTCAGGCGCTTAATTCGGCCAATCTAACAACTCTCGTTGCAGTCCTCGCTCCATGGGCTACTACGGAGCAGGGCCAACAGGTTGTCAACAATCTCCCCAACGGAAACTACACCATCCTCGCTCCATCCAATGCC GCATTCGAGCCTGTTCTCCCTGGCTTGCAAGCTGACAACTCATCCGTCGGCCCTATCCTCTCCTACCATGTCATCAATGGATCGTACCCGGCAGATCTCATTGCACCTGCTCGCTCTCATTCCATTGCTCCGACACTCTTGACCGATGGTGCCTACGTCAACCTTGGTGGATTGCCTCAAGTCCAG GTTCTCGAGAAGACCTCGGATGGTAGCGGCGTCCTTGTCCGTCGCACTATTGGTAACGCTACCGTTACTGGTACCACCACTTACCAGAACCTCATTGTCCACGTTATCAACACTGTCCTCACCCCTCCATCCGACCTCAAGGCTGCCCTCTCTACAAGCCTCGTTTCCCGTGCTCCCGGTGGATTCTCACAGCTCGGAGGTGCACTCCAGAAGGTTGGACAATTGGATGCC CTATCAACTACCGTCGCTGGTCTCACCGACGAGCAGCTCACTTCCGTCCTCCGAAACCAT GTCATCAACAACAACGTCCTCTACTCTACCCAGCTCGCTAATACTCCCAACGCCAACGCCGCTTCCGACGCTCAACTGACTTTCTCTAACGAGGATGGCACTCTCTTCGTTTCCTATAACAACACTCGTGCCCGCGTGCTCCGTAGCGACGTGGCTGTCAAGAACGGTGTCGTCCACGTCATCGATGCTGTCTTGGCCTAA